From the Arvicola amphibius chromosome 2, mArvAmp1.2, whole genome shotgun sequence genome, one window contains:
- the LOC119807231 gene encoding neuroguidin-like, whose protein sequence is MAAPEVLESDVSSSVTLLKNLQEQVMAVTAQVQALTKKVQAGAYSTEKGLSFLEVKDQLLLMYLMDLSHLILDKASGGSLQGHPAVLRLVEIRTVLEKIRPLDQKLKYQIDKLVKTAVTGSLSESDPLRFKPHPSNMISKLSSEDEEEDGAEEGESEASGKKSVKGSSKKYVPPRLVPVHYDETEAEREQKRLDRAKRRALSSSVIRELKEQYSDAPEEIRDSRHPHVTRQSQEDQHRINYEESMMVRLSVSKRKKGRRKRASVMSSQLHSLTHFSDISALTEGAPHLDESQGPVKKRKKMPKKINKIALLLNKSPLCHALYDWKKKKKTSKQII, encoded by the coding sequence ATGGCGGCTCCAGAAGTGCTGGAGTCAGACGTATCAAGTTCGGTGACACTTTTGAAAAACCTCCAGGAGCAGGTAATGGCTGTAACTGCACAGGTACAAGCCCTGACAAAAAAAGTTCAAGCTGGAGCATATTCTACAGAGAAGGGTCTGAGCTTTTTGGAAGTGAAAGACCAGCTGCTGCTCATGTACCTAATGGATCTGAGCCACCTCATCCTGGACAAAGCGTCGGGAGGATCGCTGCAGGGACATCCCGCAGTTTTGAGGCTGGTGGAAATCCGCACGGTTTTAGAAAAAATTCGCCCCTTGGACCAAAAATTGAAGTATCAGATTGACAAACTGGTCAAGACTGCGGTGACAGGCAGCCTCAGTGAAAGTGACCCACTTCGATTTAAACCCCATCCCAGCAATATGATAAGCAAGTTGAGCtctgaggatgaagaggaggatggCGCAGAGGAGGGCGAGTCTGAGGCTTCAGGGAAGAAGTCTGTGAAGGGCTCATCCAAGAAATATGTCCCACCACGCCTGGTCCCAGTGCATTATGATGAAACAGAAGCAGAACGCGAGCAGAAGCGCCTGGACCGGGCCAAGAGGCGAGCGCTGAGCAGCTCTGTGATCCGCGAGCTGAAGGAGCAGTACTCAGACGCCCCCGAGGAAATCCGTGACTCCCGGCATCCTCATGTCACTCgccagagtcaggaggatcagcaCAGGATTAACTATGAAGAGAGCATGATGGTGCGTTTAAGTGTGAGCAAGCGCAAGAAAGGACGACGAAAGAGAGCGAGTGTTATGAGCTCGCAGCTTCATTCCCTCACACACTTCAGCGACATCAGTGCTTTGACAGAAGGGGCCCCCCATCTTGACGAGAGCCAGGGTCCTGTCAAAAAGCGGAAGAAGatgccaaagaaaataaataaaattgctttacTTCTAAATAAAAGCCCTCTTTGCCATGCGTTgtatgactggaaaaaaaaaaaaaaaacatcaaaacagaTAATTTAG